The Malus sylvestris chromosome 3, drMalSylv7.2, whole genome shotgun sequence genomic sequence ATCTGTATCCAATTAATGTAATATAATGTAATCCCGCAGCTGaaccaaaaacatcaaaaaccACGGCAAAAGTCCCCCCTATATATTTTCATTCGGGTTTGTGTTATCGATATCTTGAGGCCTCAAAGTTTTCCCAATACCGCATACGTACATCAAAGTTCTTCAGGGAAAAACACAgcaatttttattaaattatagCAATGGAGGCCGAAAAAATGAAGAGCAGAGAGCACAAAATTGTGGTGGCAGTAGACGAGAGCGAAGAGAGCATGCATGCTCTCTCCTGGTGTCTGGGAAACCTCTCTTCTCAAAACGCAAACAACACTCTCGTTCTTCTCTATGTCAAACCGCAGCCTGTCCATTCCACTTTCGACGCTGCGGGTAATTGACGTTCCTTTACAAATTACAACTAACTACATACTTTTTGGTTTCTATTTTGGACCTAATTAATCAATTTGGAATACTGAAATCGAAATATTGATTTGGAGTTGATGTGTGTGTACTTGATTTTGCAGCATATATGTTTTCGAGCGATGTGGTTGGAAGCATAGAAAAATACGGGACTGAGATGGTAAATTCAGTGATGCAAAGAGCCGAAGCTGTTTACAGAAATTTCCAGACCAATGTAATTACTGATTACTGCTATATGTGTTGTGTTCTGCAATTGTGTgtttcaattaattagttaatcatAAGTTggttaattaactaatttatgTGCTACATGCAGGCCCATATTGTGAGAGTAGTAGGGAAAGGAGATCCAAAGAATGTGATATGTAATACGGTTGAGAAACTCAAAGCCGACACTTTGGTCATGGGAAGCCATGGTTATGGTTTCTTTAAGAGGTATATATTATAAATTCATTCACATTAACTAATTATCTtaacttgttttatttttaatggttTGTGATGGATCTAATGAGTTACATCTGACATCTTGTtgtaattttgatattttgttgcAGGACTATTCTTGGAAGTGTGAGTGATTATTGTGCGAAACATGTAGAATGTCCGGTGGTGATCGTGAAGAAATCCTGATCACTGAAAATGGTCCATAATCATGATCAGATTGTAAATTAACAAAAAGCATTGGATTGGGCGTGGGGTTGGGATCAAGGGAAGGGAAGAGGTATCAGATTTCACAGATGTATGCATGTGTCAACACTCAACAGATGAATCATTGAAAAAAATGGAgacaaggaaaataaattatatataagAAAAGAATTCTGTAACTTGTACCTGCATGTCCTAAATATGTATGATcatgatttgtgtttaattatgTCCTCTACCTCCATGTGCCTTGAGGTTTAGTAAGAAAAAAGATCAAACTGCTGAACAAGAATTTGATGCAAATTCTAAAGAAGCCAACTTCACTTAAAAAGGCTGGCTAATTAAGAAGCTCTGAGAATAATAAAATTAATGTGCAAACACCAGCAGGATCGATCAATTAATCAATAGTTCCAGCTTCTAAtgctaattaataaaaatattgcGACACCAAGATCCACAATTCCACCGGCCGGAAAGAAGCATGCACCTCAACTTCAGTTCTAAGCTTAAAACTGTAAACTAATACCAGCTGAACTTGTGAAACCAAGCAGATAGAAGATGATTATAAATTGAAAGTATGCTTGCTCCATAAGATACCACATCAAGACTACCTTCAGATGAGATGTCTTTGAAAGAGTTGAGAAAATTTTCCTAATTATTACATCATTCACTCGTATATAATAGGGTATACAacacatacaacaacaacaacaacaacaacaacaaagcctttttccactaagtggggtcggctatatgaatcctagaatgccattgcactcggttttgtatcatgtcctccgttagatccaagtactctaagtcttttcttagggtctcttccaaagttttcctaggtcttcctttaccccttcggccctgaacctctgtcccgtggtcacatcttcgaaccggagcgtcagtaggccttctttgcacatgtccaaaccaccgtaaccgattttctctcctctttccgtcaatttcggctactcctactttacctcggatatcctcattcttaatcttatcctttctcgtgtgcccacacatccaacgaagcatcctcatctccactacacctacgtgttgatgtttcaccgcccaacattctatgtcatacagcattgccggccttattgccgtcctataaaattttcccttgagcttcagtggcctacgaaggtcacacaacacgctggatgcactcttccacttcatccatccagcttgtattctatgggtgagatctccatcaaaatctccgttcttttgcaagatagatcctaggtagcgaaaatggtcgctctttggtatttcctgatctccgatcctcacccctaactcattttggcctccgtttgcactgaacttgcactccatatattctgtctttgatcggcttaggcgaggacctttagattccaacacttctctccaaaggttaagcttcgcgtttacccattcctgcgtttcatctatcaacactatatcgtttgtgaaaagcatacaccaaagaatatcatcttaaatattaagtttgtgaaaagcaaacacaagatgtacgtggtttacccagattggctacgtccacggagtaaatgagttctcattaattgtgaagggtttacacattatataggttcaagctctcctttagtgagtacaagtgaatgatttagtacaaatgacattaggaaatattgtggaagaatgatatcgtaatcatgaaacttttaagtaccgaagtgtggtatcgtcttcacttgccttatctgtctcataggtagatgtggcatcttctttggaagtacttttcctccctccaggggtggtatctttaactggtggagatgcacaaggtaatgtatcaatttcacttgacgcttacttgtagtttcaggcttggtcaagcgcgatacaaaccatgtagtaggagtcccccaagtcgccgagctaggggatctgctgaaagaggtgacagacaaggtaagcaatcagagctccaagcaatcagtcctagGTCAGAAGTTtaatttcgagttccggctgattgttatcattctccttatcttgcaggtagcatgaaggataaagagaagaaaaggagaaaatgtgatatgagatacttttgcttttgaagaagtaactttccacaggcttattcttgaactgggcttgagggttttcttgtttccgccagagtataaggccgactgaagaatttgagggttaaaacaagtccatcaaatctagagtacgttcgaccctgctgatatgggatacttttgctgttgacaatgtagtggatgtatcggcacgtgttctgttgcgcttgtctccacatgcttccttgtatccttctcacttgccctatttgttcctcaggcagatgtggtatcttctcgggaagcataagatgttgaagatgagtactcgagagcaatggggttccaggcagtcagttccggactggaagcttgattccaagtgctgattgattgctctctttctccttgtcttgcaggtaagaacaaggccaaaggaaaagacagggaaaaagcatgatatgggatactcttgcttttaaccctgatgatatgagatattcttgctctagtgtagcttgtttgcagaggtattctcggggggaaagaaagctgagtatttcgagaggcttcgttgggagtgccctctcagatatgaggaagggttgagcatttttgcaggtctgcctgtccgttgaggatggaggtcgacatatataggagtctccctaacaaggagtaatactattcttttaccctgcttggtcatagcacggtagtgggagctgccagcttcacatgttttaactctgtcaaagcactttgaaaaagtggtctgtggtatctggaaagctgatgttacgtgtgaagattacagacaagctttatccaaggagatctggctctcgaagttgggaaaacggtgtgaggattacagacaagctttatctaaggggctctcgaagttgagaaagcggtgcctcttcggttttcgaacaagcaatcctgtcggggatctgtctcttgagattcggagaacggtgcctcttcgatttttgagaaagcaatcctgctaggagtctggctctcgagattcagagagcggtgtctcatcgctttttgagaaagtaatcatgttgggagtctgcctctcgagattcggaggacggtgcctcttcgatcttgaaacaagcaatcttgttgggagtgttttctcgaatgtgagtaaaggttaggcttgtttgctagtctaccttgccacggagcacagaggttgacccacagggactttccaattatccagcaatggtcctgttcctttacccttgtgggtaataatatggtagctagaccttcaaaatttatgtgtctaaactttgttagtgctgtttctttgctattcttttacccttcttggtcatagcgatgtaatgcgagctgcaagcttcacgtgtctaaactttgtcagagatttttggcaaagttatctgtggtacccgtgagctgatgttgcatgtggaaagtgaatgattgaacagtaacattcacgtgctttctacttcactagaaatcttcgacagaatgcccgtaatttccgcaaagttgagtgtgcatgtgacaggtgctaacAAGACTgaaaaagcagatgcctcttcgatttctgagatcggccctcgtggtttctgagcagccccgcttttgagaaagcaagcgcctcttcgatttctgcgatcgaccttcgtggtctttgagcagcccagcttttgagaaagcaaacgcctcttcgattcttaagatcggccctcgtggtctctgagcagcccagcttttgagaaagcaaacgccttttcgatttctgagcaggcgcctcttcgatttctgaagctcaatcgagtgcggatttttatagaggctggtattaagctccaaagcacacttgaatctccaccagtagaagctcccttcttacatttctaaaatcttgatttgtccgacctcttttctcttcaacacctttgaaaatgtctggcccctccgaccgtcgttttgacttgaaccttgttgaagaggcagccacgccttctccagacaacatatggcgcccatccttcttatcccctactggtcctcttaccgttggggattccgtgatgaagaatgatatgaccgctgcggtggtggccatgaaccttctcactcccaaagataacagactactttccaaacggtctgatgagttggctgttaaggattctctggctctcagtgttcagtgtgcaggttctgtgtctaatatggcccaacgcctatttgctcgaacccgccaagttgaatcattggcggctgaagtgatgagtctcaaacaggagattagagggctcaagcatgagaataaacagttgcaccggctcgctcatgactatgctacaaacatgaagaggaagcttgaccagatgaaggaatctgatggtcagattttacatgatcatcagaggtttgtgggtttgttccaaaggcatttattgccttcgtcttctggggctgtaccgcgtaatgaagctccaaatgatcaacctccgatgcctcctccttctagggtgttgtccagtactgaggctccgaatgatccccctccggtgccttctctttctggggctctgccgactgctgagacttctcctaagcaacctttgtgaaggcttccttttgtttgtttatttgactcatgtatatgtacatatttttaacttatcggaaatatcaataaataagctttgtttcatttcaacgtattgtgttaaatacaccaaagccttattcactaagttctttgaatttttcttttgttgaagcttgtatgttgaagctttgtgagtggagcatgtaggttgaggtagtattcccttaatttcccgagtggggaaaacttctcgattggagacttgaaaaatccaagtcactaagtcggatcggctatatgaatcttagaacgccattgtgctcgatcctgtgtcatgtcctccgttagatccaagtactctaagtcttttcttagagtcttttccaaagttttcctaggtcttcctctaccccttcggccctgaacctctgtcccgtagtcgcatcttctaaccggagcgtcagtaggccttctttgcacatgtccaaaccaccgtaaccgattttctctcagttttccttcaatttcggctactcctactttacctcggatatcctcattcctaatcttatcctttctcatgtgcccacacatccaacgaagcatccttatctccgctacacccattttgtgtacgtgttggtgcttcaccgcccaacattctgtgccatacagcatcgccggccttattgccgtcctataaaattttcccttaagcttcagtggcatacgacgatcacacaacacgccggatgcactcttccacttcatccatccagcttgtattctatggttgagatctccatctaattctccgttcttttgcaagatagatcctaggtagcgaaaacggtcgctctttggtatttcctgatctccgatcctcacccctaactcattttggcctccatttgcactgaacttgcactccatatattctgtctttgatcggcttaggcgaagacctttagattccaacacttctctctaaaggttaagcttcgcatttacccattcctgagtttcatctatcaacactatatcgtctgcgaaaagcatacaccaaggaatatcatcttgaatatgtcatgttaattcatccattaccaacgcaaaaaggtaaggacttaaggatgagctttgatgtaatcctacaattatggggaagctttcggtttgtccttcatgagttcttacggcagtctttgctccttcatacatatcctttatagcttggatatatgctactcgtactcctttcttctctaaaatcctccaaagaatgtctcttgggaccctatcatacgctttttccaaatctataaagaccatgtgtaaatcctttttcccatctctatatctttccatcaatcttcgtaagagatagattgcctccatggttgagcgccctggcatgaacccgaattgattgttcgaaacccgtgtctcttgcctcaatctatgctcaatgactctctcccagagcttcattgtatgactcattagcttaatacccctatagttcatgaaattttgtacgtcgcccttattcttgtaaataggcaccaaggtgctcttttgccactcgtttggcatcttcttcgttttcaaaatcctattgaaaaggtcagtgagccatgttatacctgtctctcccaaggctttccacacttcaatcggtatatcgtcttggcccactgcttttctatacttcatcttcttcaaagctacaaccattttttccttcctgattcgacgataaaaggagtagtttctacactcttctgagttactcaactcccctaaaggagtactcctttcatgtccttcattgaaaagattatgaaaataacctctccatctgtctttgaccgcgttctctgtaacaaaaacctttccatcctcatccttgatgcacctcacttggtttaggtcccttgtcttcttttcccttgctctagctagtttatagatatccaactctcattctttggtatctagtcgcttatacatatcgtcataagccgctaacttagcttctctcacagctttcttcgcctcttgcttcgctcttctatacctttcaccattttcatcggtcctatccttgtataaggctttacaacattccttcttagccttcacctttgtttgtacctcctcattccaccaccaagattccttttggtgtggagcaaagcccttggactctcataatacctcttttgctacttttcggatacagctagccatggaatcccacatttggctagcttccccctctctatcccacacacactgggtgattacttgctctttgaaaatgacttgtttttctccttttagattccaccatctagtctttgggcacttccaagtcttgttcttttttctcactcttttgatatgtacatccatcaccaacaagcgatgttgattagccaagctctccccTGGTATAattttgcaatccttacaagttatacgatcccctttcctcattagaagaaaatctatttgtgtttttgacgacccactcttgtaggtgatcacatgttcttctctcttcttaaagaaggtgttggctaagaagagatcatatgtcattgcaaaatccaagatagcttccccatcctcatttctttccccaaaaccatggccaccatgaaaacctccatagttgcctgtctccctgcccacgtgtccatttaaatctcctcctataaataacttctccgtctgagcaattccttgcaccaagtctccaaggtcttcccaaaatttctccttcgaactcgtatccaaccctacttgaggtgcgtacgcactaatcacattgatgagttcttgtcctattacaatcttgattgccatgattctatctcctacctttttgacatctacaacatcttgtgtcaaggtcttgtccacaatgatgccaacaccgtttctcgttctatttgtgcccgaataccaaagcttaaacccggagttttctagatcctttgccttaagaccaacccacttagtttcttgtaggcacataatatttatccttctcctcatcataacttccactacttccatagattttcccgttaaggttcctatattccacgttcctaaacgcattctactctcttgaactctacccttctgtcctagcttcttcaccatcccccgtctaataggatcaaagtacttcttttgtgtgttctgtgtaaagttgataggagcatatgctcccaaacaactttgagtggagtcgttcgaaaagaagtttctatggcccccttgctcatttaacactgcatccgggtgccgatggagatacagcgacccttgctcacttatcactgtgctcgggccacacagcgcgccacttacgggtgacgtcctagttttagcgcgatttcgttctggattcattgtcataaggattcgacgtaactgtggagtgccggctgtcgactacctgacgccctccccctcctcctttatccgggcttgggaccgggtTTAGTAAGAAAAAAGATCAAACTGCTGAACAAGAATTTGATGCAAATTCTAAAGAAGCCAACTTCACTTAAAAAGGCTGGCTAATTAAGAAGCTCTGAGAATAATAAAATTAATGTGCAAACACCAGCAGGATCGATCAATTAATCAATAGTTCCAGCTTCTAAtgctaattaataaaaatattgcGACACCAAGATCCACAATTCCACCGGCCAGAAAGAAGCATGCACCTCAACTTCAGTTCTAAGCTTAAAACTGTAAACTAATACCAGCTGAACTTGTGAAACCAAGCAGATAGAAGATGATTATAAATTGAAAGTATGCTTGCTCCATAAGATACCACATCAGCCAGATGTTTTGAAAAAGTGTATGATATTCTTTAGCAATGAGGAAGAATAtctatatacacacatacaatATATTGCTCCccgaaccctaaaccctaaacattGAAAACCCATTAGTTTTAAGTAAGGATTGGAAGATTCTAACCTATTTTCAAAAGGGAAAGCGTAACTTATTTTGTGTAGTAATGTGCATTCAAACCCAACTTTAAACCTTAAGCTCTAAACCCTGATACGATGGTTTGCAAACAAATTTTGATCATTATTGCTGATACTATAAAACATTGAAAATCCAAGGTCggagtttgttaaaaaaaggtCCAACATCCTCAACAACCTTGTATTAAGTTTGTATCATTTCAAATTTAAGTATTTTGATCTTGTATATCAGATTATATTCCGTTACGACTCTATGTATAGCCAATATACTTGTATCTATGTATACGACAATTCAAGGAATGAAAATCATCACTTCCACAATTATTTCAGCTTTTGTATCTGCGTTTCCTTTGTTGTTTTACCTGCAGCTGcgtttctacatggtatcatctCTCTCATTGGCTTAACACCCATTTCTCGATTCTGTCTCACACTCTCCGCGATGTCAccatcctcttcttcttctccattccCAGGACCTAAAATGTGGCTCAGTTTCTGAAGCTTACTAAGCCAACTACCTcacgagagattttttagtgtgaccaATACAtgaggtggtacaccacgtgtcactatacaaacgatgaaatatatatgttaaaaagttaataacttaaaaagtaaaattttccacc encodes the following:
- the LOC126615142 gene encoding universal stress protein A-like protein, whose product is MEAEKMKSREHKIVVAVDESEESMHALSWCLGNLSSQNANNTLVLLYVKPQPVHSTFDAAAYMFSSDVVGSIEKYGTEMVNSVMQRAEAVYRNFQTNAHIVRVVGKGDPKNVICNTVEKLKADTLVMGSHGYGFFKRTILGSVSDYCAKHVECPVVIVKKS